The Halotia branconii CENA392 region CTTAAAACTGATTATACAAGTTTAATATTGAGTCCACTAAGCTGATAAGGAAGGTTTAACTTGACCGAAACGGCGATCGCGTCCTTGGTAACTTAACAATGCTTGATGAAAAGCCGCGCGATCAAAATCCGGCCAAAAAATATCTGTAAAATACATTTCTGTGTAAGCCATTTGCCATAATAAAAAATTGCTCAAACGCATTTCGCCACTGGTACGAATCAGTAAATCTGGTTCTAAGATACCTGCTGTATAAAGTTGCTGTTCTACAAGATTTTCATTAATCTCTTCAAGATTAAGTTCTCCTTTTTGTACAAGTTCTGCCACTTGACGACAGGCTTGAGTAATTTCGTTGCGACTGCCGTAGTTAACTGCAACAGTAAAGTGAATCGCCTGATTATTTAACGTTTCTAGCATTGAACGTTCAATTTCTGTTTGTAAAGATTTAGATAGAGCCGATATATCCCCAATAAACGAGATTCTGACACCTTCTTGATGCATTTGCGTTAACTCACGGCGCAGCAGTCGTTCAAATAAAAGCATTAAAAAATCAACTTCTTCAGTAGGTCGTCGCCAATTCTCTGTGGAGAAAGCATAAGCTGTTAGCGCTTTAATTCCCCAATCTTTGCAACATCGCAATAGTTCTTTAAGTGTTCTGGCTCCTTGGCGATGTCCAGCAATGCGCGGTAATCCTCGACTGGTCGCCCATCTACCGTTACCATCCATAATCACAGCTACATGCTGGGGTAAGTATTGAGGATTTAAATCGATTGGTAGTGTTGAGATTTGTCCTTTATTCTGTGTCATTTGTTTTTTGTTCTTTATTATTTGACTAATTTTCAGTGTTAAATTCCCAGTAAGCCTTGCAAATACTTTGGTGTCAGGCTATTGTTCCAATTCCACAGCCGATGCATTGCATAGATAAAAGTGAAGATGAAGGTTACTTTGTTGCTCAAAGTCCAAGAACTCCAATTGAGTGTCTTCATCATGCGGCGGAGGGTACGAAGAAGGTTGTTGCGTTGATAATTTGGCGATCGCGTTTTGAGCAATGTCTGTCCAATTTGGATCATGGAAGTATCGGGAAATGCCCAAACTCCGAATCCCCAAAACTTAGTCAGATGATTGATTTCATCTTGTGCCAATTCTTCTAAAACATCCTGAAGTGCGCCAGTAGTATGAGCCATCAGCCAGATATATAGGCAAGTCGCACCGTATTCTGTCGCCACTCGGTGTAACCCATGACGATATAAGTCTTCGTAAGGGTCATCAGTCGGAAGATAGCCTCTAACGGTACGAGGATTTGGGCTGATTTTCTCGCCTGTGAGTTGGGTGTAAACCTTGATTAATGCAGGTGTATGTTGGCGTTCTTCTTTTTCCCATAAGCCTAGTTCTAGCAAGTCGCTATTTTCGTCAACTGTTCCACCCACAAAACGAGCCATTTGAGGATGTAATTTTTCCAAATACTGGCGACTAGTTTGGGTATAGCCCCGAATAGGGGCT contains the following coding sequences:
- the uppS gene encoding polyprenyl diphosphate synthase; this translates as MTQNKGQISTLPIDLNPQYLPQHVAVIMDGNGRWATSRGLPRIAGHRQGARTLKELLRCCKDWGIKALTAYAFSTENWRRPTEEVDFLMLLFERLLRRELTQMHQEGVRISFIGDISALSKSLQTEIERSMLETLNNQAIHFTVAVNYGSRNEITQACRQVAELVQKGELNLEEINENLVEQQLYTAGILEPDLLIRTSGEMRLSNFLLWQMAYTEMYFTDIFWPDFDRAAFHQALLSYQGRDRRFGQVKPSLSA
- a CDS encoding ferritin-like domain-containing protein — translated: MLNALSPVVDDLAGQSLTQVGYFHKQRRIRAFVDHYLADEKLRDRLRDLQIQLENPQPRPWKNIDWKAINRDQIIGIAPEIFLSILVGTIDTEAPIRGYTQTSRQYLEKLHPQMARFVGGTVDENSDLLELGLWEKEERQHTPALIKVYTQLTGEKISPNPRTVRGYLPTDDPYEDLYRHGLHRVATEYGATCLYIWLMAHTTGALQDVLEELAQDEINHLTKFWGFGVWAFPDTSMIQIGQTLLKTRSPNYQRNNLLRTLRRMMKTLNWSSWTLSNKVTFIFTFIYAMHRLWNWNNSLTPKYLQGLLGI